In the genome of Sphingomonas alpina, the window CGTCATGAGCAGATCGTGGACGATCGCGACGACGGTCGACACGCCGAACTGCCATTCGAAGCGGAAGATCGCGAACAGGCCGATGCCGAGCACCGCCAGCACCACGGCGAGCACGCCGTTGCGGATCAGCTCGTCCGACACCTTGCCCGACACGGTCGAATAGCGCGAGAAGGTGGCGCCGGGGAATTGCGTCGCCAGCGCGGTCTCGACCTTCTTGACCACGGCGTTGGTCGCGCCTTCATCGGCGCTCGCCACCACCGGCAGGCGAATGGTCAAGGTCCTGGCATCGCCGAACTGCTGCAACGTCGCATCGCCGACACCGAGCTTGTCGACCGCTTCGCGCACCTTGTTGAGGTCCGGGTCGGTGGCGAATTTTTCCTCGATCATCAGGCCGCCGACGAAATCGACGCCGAAGTTCAGGCCCTTGGCCCAGACCAGGCCGACCGCGGCGAGCGACAGCGCCATGGTCAGCGCGAACGCCCATTTGCGCAGGGATACGAACGGCAGGTTCGTATTGTCGGGAACGAGTTTCAGAAGGCGCATGAGTTTTCGCCGATCAAATATTGATGTCGGTCGGCCGCGCCTTGCGCAGCCAGAGCGCGACCATCATTCGCGTGAAGGTGACGGCGGTGAACACCGAGGTGGCGATGCCGATCAGCAGCACGACCGCGAAGCCCTTCACCGGGCCCGAGCCGAGCAGCAACATGATGATGCCCGAAATGGCGTGAGTCACATTGGCCTCGAAGATCGTCCGGCTCGCTTCCTTGTAGCCGAGCTCGACTGCCTGGACGACGTTGCGCCCGCGGCGCCGTTCCTCGCGGATGCGTTCGTTGATCAGCACGTTGGCGTCGACCGCGGTACCGATGGTCAGCACGAAGCCGGCGATGCCGGGCAGGGTCAGCGTGCCGTTGAGCAATGCCAGCACCCCGACGATGACGACCACGTTGATCACCACGGCGAGGTTCGCATAGACGCCAAACCGGCCATAGGTCAGCAGCATGAACACGACCACCGCGGTGACCGCGATGACCGAGGCGAGAATGCCGGCGCGGATCGATTCCTTGCCGAGATCGGGGCCGACGGTCGATTCCTCGACCACCTTCAGCGCGACCGGCAGCTTGCCCGAGCGCAGCGCGATGGCGAGCTGCGTGGCGGATTCGACCGTGAAGCTGCCCGAGATGCTCGCGGTGCCGCCCAGGATCGGTTCGTTGATGTTGGGGGCGGAGATCACCTTCTTGTCGAGGATGATCGCAAAGGGCTTGCCGACATTGGCCTGGGTCAGGTTGGCGAAGCGCCGCCCGCCCTGGCTGTCGAAGGTGATGACGACTTCGGGTTCGTTGGTCTGCTGGTTGAACGACTGGCGTGCGTCGGTCAGCTGGTCGCCCATGATAGTCGGCGAACGCCTGACCGCGATGACCGGCGCGCCCTGCGGGTTGTTCGGATAGGGCAGGACGATGCTGCCGATCGGCGCATTGCCCTTGGCGATCTGCGCCGGATCGGCGGTCAGGTCGACCAGCTTGAATTCGAGCTCGGCGGTTTCACCGAGCAGTTTCTTCAGGGCATCGGGATTTTGCAGGCCGGGGACCTGCACGACGATGCGGTTGCTGCCCTGGCGCACGATGGTCGGTTCGCGCGTGCCGAGTTCGTCGATGCGCTTGCGCACCACTTCGGTCGCGTCACCCATCGCCTGGTCGACCGCGGCCTTCAGCCCGGCATCGGTCGGCTTCATCACGATGCGGCTTGAATCGACGACGTTCAGGTCCCAGTCGCGCTGGCCGGTCATGCCGACCCCGGCCGTGAGCTTGTTGAGCACTTCGCGCGCGGCGTCGAGCTTGGTCACGTCGCGCAGCATGAAGCTCAGCGTGCCGTCACGCGTCGAGATATCGCCGATCTCGATTCGCGGTGAGGCCCGGCGCATTTCCGTCGCGACCTGCTCGCGCATCAGCTCGACGCGCTTCGTCGCGATGTCCTTGGTATCGGCCTCGAGCAGCAGATAGGAACCGCCGGCCAGATCGAGACCGAGATTGATCCGCGGGTGCGGGAACTTGCCCCAGGAGTTGGTGGTGCTTTCGGGGAGAAAGCTCGGAACGGCGAGCAGCATCAGCGCCACCAGAAAGGCGACGATCGACGTTACTTTCCAGCGCGGAAAATCCAGCATGGTGTCAGTCGTTCGCCGGCTTGGCGGTGCCCGGGCCGGTCACGTCGGTGAGCGTTGCCTTGACCACGCGGACCTTGACCGTCGGGGCGATCTCGACCTCGACGAAGCGGTCCTCGACCTTGGTCACCTTGCCCAGGATGCCGCCGGCGGTGACCACCGAATCGCCCTTCTTGACCGCCTCGACCGATGCCTGGAGCGCCTTCATGCGGCGTTGCTGCGGGCGGATCATCAGGAAATAGAACACGATGAAGACGAGAAACAGCGGTGCGAGGCTGAGGAATGAGCCAATGCCGCTATTGGCGGCGGCGCCGGCGGTCTGGGCATAGGCGGAGGGGATGAACATGGGTCTACCTGAATCGCGGGATGGCGGGACGGAGGCCCCGCGCTACAAGGGCCGGGCGCTATCATCATCACCGGGGACGCGCAACATTCGTGGTGCCGGGCGACACAGGCGCTTGCATCCTGCGCCACACCCGCATAGACGCGCTCGCCTCGGTCGGGGCGTAGCGCAGCCTGGTAGCGCATCACACTGGGGGTGTGGGGGTCGCAGGTTCGAATCCTGTCGCCCCGACCAAGATTTCCACATCAGTATATGGTTGGCCAGCGCCGCAAGGCGCTGGCGCTCGCTTGCTTTCAGACCAAAAGTAGATCGTAAGCTGGGCCGGGGTTCCAACGCTTTTGGGACGGCTATGCAGCCTGCTTCTGAATCAGTTCATACACAGCGCGCACGTCGGCGATGCGAATGAATTGCGGCGTCTGATCGAAGGTCGGCTGCCAGATGCCGAAATTGCCGCCATTGAACCAGTTTCCCGACGCTCCAAACCGTATCGTTCCGGTGCCGTCTGATCGTTCGTCAAACTCAAGTGCGGGCAATCGCTTTATATCGATCGATTTCGACGTCGAGCTTCTCCCTCGCTTGCAGATAAGGATGCGGCGATCCGTTACCAAATAAGCAAGGTTGCCACGAATCCGCATATCCAGCCAAAAGCGCCCGACTGTTATGTAAAGGCCCGCAACCAGGAAGGGCAGGCCAAAAAGTTTGAATGGCAGGTCCGCGCCATTCCCGTCGATCGCCCAAACGCTGACGTTCCAAAACAGTGCGAAGCCACCCCACAGCAAGCTGAACGGGATGAGGAATGCTTCGACAGGCCGGAGAATGATGCCGGTGCCTGGCTTGCCT includes:
- the secF gene encoding protein translocase subunit SecF, producing MRLLKLVPDNTNLPFVSLRKWAFALTMALSLAAVGLVWAKGLNFGVDFVGGLMIEEKFATDPDLNKVREAVDKLGVGDATLQQFGDARTLTIRLPVVASADEGATNAVVKKVETALATQFPGATFSRYSTVSGKVSDELIRNGVLAVVLAVLGIGLFAIFRFEWQFGVSTVVAIVHDLLMTLGFFALTQLEFDLNIVAAVLTIIGYSINDKIVIDDRIRENMRRYRKMDMPGIIDLSVNETLPRTVMTSLTILLALGALLAFGGHVLRGFTAAMILGIFVGTYSSIYVSSSLLISLGLRADPNKPDAPTAPQTAERVGPKDRP
- the secD gene encoding protein translocase subunit SecD, with the protein product MLDFPRWKVTSIVAFLVALMLLAVPSFLPESTTNSWGKFPHPRINLGLDLAGGSYLLLEADTKDIATKRVELMREQVATEMRRASPRIEIGDISTRDGTLSFMLRDVTKLDAAREVLNKLTAGVGMTGQRDWDLNVVDSSRIVMKPTDAGLKAAVDQAMGDATEVVRKRIDELGTREPTIVRQGSNRIVVQVPGLQNPDALKKLLGETAELEFKLVDLTADPAQIAKGNAPIGSIVLPYPNNPQGAPVIAVRRSPTIMGDQLTDARQSFNQQTNEPEVVITFDSQGGRRFANLTQANVGKPFAIILDKKVISAPNINEPILGGTASISGSFTVESATQLAIALRSGKLPVALKVVEESTVGPDLGKESIRAGILASVIAVTAVVVFMLLTYGRFGVYANLAVVINVVVIVGVLALLNGTLTLPGIAGFVLTIGTAVDANVLINERIREERRRGRNVVQAVELGYKEASRTIFEANVTHAISGIIMLLLGSGPVKGFAVVLLIGIATSVFTAVTFTRMMVALWLRKARPTDINI
- the yajC gene encoding preprotein translocase subunit YajC, which translates into the protein MFIPSAYAQTAGAAANSGIGSFLSLAPLFLVFIVFYFLMIRPQQRRMKALQASVEAVKKGDSVVTAGGILGKVTKVEDRFVEVEIAPTVKVRVVKATLTDVTGPGTAKPAND
- a CDS encoding PH domain-containing protein, producing MSDSLTGQLLPHERVLWEGKPGTGIILRPVEAFLIPFSLLWGGFALFWNVSVWAIDGNGADLPFKLFGLPFLVAGLYITVGRFWLDMRIRGNLAYLVTDRRILICKRGRSSTSKSIDIKRLPALEFDERSDGTGTIRFGASGNWFNGGNFGIWQPTFDQTPQFIRIADVRAVYELIQKQAA